From Hydra vulgaris chromosome 15, alternate assembly HydraT2T_AEP, one genomic window encodes:
- the LOC105845225 gene encoding putative ankyrin repeat protein RF_0381: protein MEKEYVLSEKPSHDEIKKLKSTVVRRSKKPLNRSSGSKELRQSINGITTGIDDFQFESSTRTKPSVSTLKRSKTFNKDLHHHKPIINDREILKQYVINLHNIDIDNFATEKINELNNGKFLLHDAIEKQSLRDLSIYLLKHRDEIDIEERNNEGQTPLVFAVALELIDVVKLLIAAGASVNSVDNYGVSALKYAVELGDFDIASLLISKGANAQSVENGL, encoded by the coding sequence ATGGAGAAAGAATATGTTTTATCAGAAAAACCAAGTCACGATgagattaaaaaacttaaaagcacGGTAGTTCGAAGATCAAAAAAACCGTTAAACCGGAGTTCAGGTAGCAAAGAACTGAGACAATCGATTAACGGAATCACAACAGGAATTGATGATTTTCAGTTTGAATCTTCTACAAGAACTAAGCCATCTGTGAGTACTTTAAAGCGATCGAAAACATTTAACAAAGATCTTCACCATCATAAACCGATAATAAACGACAGAGAAATTCTTAAACAGTACGTCATTAATTTGCATAATATAGATATCGATAACTTTgcaacagaaaaaataaatgaactaAACAATGGGAAGTTTTTGTTGCATGATGCCATCGAAAAGCAGAGTTTAAGAGATTTATCGATATATTTGTTAAAGCACCGCGATGAAATAGATATTGAAGAACGAAATAACGAAGGACAGACTCCACTTGTTTTTGCTGTTGCATTAGAATTGATAGatgttgtaaaacttttaattgcaGCCGGAGCTTCAGTTAATTCTGTAGACAATTATGGAGTTTCAGCGCTTAAATATGCAGTAGAGTTAGGTGACTTTGATATTGCTAGTTTGTTAATTTCAAAGGGTGCGAATGCACAATCTGTTGAAAACGGACTTTGA